A stretch of Xenopus laevis strain J_2021 chromosome 8S, Xenopus_laevis_v10.1, whole genome shotgun sequence DNA encodes these proteins:
- the LOC108700384 gene encoding NACHT, LRR and PYD domains-containing protein 12 — protein MDEFRGKVITDADLTEFRNQLAQYEDSQLGTFYKYFWEDLLYILESLDTLSILRELNFRNPISLEHYQALKKQCGATIFAQMLLEDINASGRDSVLGFWESLFVLQNEHPHPNLLGVLDELIQTAEILGQQIMLDGNGPDQAPDLKSCQKQHRENLLEKNENLVEHRAPGLTNESQSFNISERYLDLIVVSSHRFRSRPQHELIATGGIHEHILQKNQSYLERITPNRLFRWCHRKRCVPQTVLVSGVPGVGKTTLMQKFVYDWAKGKLYQRFAFVFFFKFRNLNNKDELSLVEMIVDEYPYLHSQLERIFHNPEHLLFIFDGLDESRGQIDLKQKQLSSDPLSKQTVNTIVSSLVSQTLLKGCSVLITSRPTRLTAVETSVFSRISEIMGFFPKEREKYFQHFFSDYTMAQKAFHYVRENGMLYTFCYIPSYCWIICTVLSMCFRGQKNKFTSTVEFLPKTVTQLFASFLSNILANHCQGGSIDKNFLISIGWMAESGVNSHILSFTKDDLETFSVDTSSHLVTSFLMESGQSPNVSYSFLHLTIQEFMAALVHYLDYSPERLQKALDDAKSHVDGRGEIFLRFISGLSDSSTRSLLKPYVGDLSVQASKHVISFLQKSIPTPQTQNIDYRKVLNVFACLAESRNKALVSSSIGSNTHFEFSEFFLAPLDCTVLAFILESCKGTEVLDLGSCFIQTEGLERISPSLHTVTEVRLTNNNLRDEDVSRIYSILTHPQCRIQKFSLRNNGLTEESCLPLALAINENKSLRDLDLSKNKLAGADFYQLLAVLSDPTCKIERLALQEAKLTPEYCDSLLSLNNNTNLVFLNISSNFFGNAGYPHIQRLILTHPSLKEIKLGMNDFSEETEKNLLQLQKRRPEVVVTL, from the exons CTGATCTCACTGAGTTCCGGAACCAGTTAGCTCAGTATGAAGACAGCCAGTTGGGCACATTCTATAAGTATTTCTGGGAGGACCTGCTCTATATTCTTGAGTCTTTGGACACTCTGAGTATCCTGAGGGAGCTGAATTTCAGAAATCCCATCTCTCTGGAG CACTATCAAGCCCTAAAGAAGCAATGTGGCGCCACTATATTTGCTCAGATGTTGTTAGAAGATATTAATGCATCTGGGAGAGACTCTGTCCTTGGATTTTGGGAAAGTCTCTTTGTTCTACAGAATGAACACCCTCACCCCAACCTGCTGGGGGTACTGGATGAACTCATTCAAACAg CTGAAATTCTGGGGCAGCAAATTATGTTGGATGGAAATGGACCTGATCAAGCGCCTGATCTCAAAA GCTGCCAGAAACAGCACAGAGAGAATCTCCTGGAAAAAAACGAGAATCTGGTGGAACACAGAGCCCCAGGATTAACCAATGAGAGCCAGAGTTTCAATATCTCCGAGCGCTATTTAGACCTCATTGTCGTCTCCAGCCATCGCTTCAGGTCTCGTCCTCAGCATGAGCTCATTGCAACAGGGGGAATCCACGAacatatattacagaaaaatcagAGTTATCTGGAGCGGATTACCCCGAACCGTCTGTTCCGCTGGTGCCACAGAAAGAGATGTGTGCCGCAGACAGTGCTGGTGAGCGGAGTGCCAGGGGTGGGGAAAACAACATTAATGCAGAAGTTTGTCTATGACTGGGCCAAAGGGAAACTCTACCAGAGATTTGCTTTTGTCTTCTTCTTCAAATTCCGCAATCTCAATAATAAGGATGAGCTGAGCTTGGTAGAAATGATTGTTGATGAATATCCCTATCTCCACAGTCAGCTTGAGAGAATCTTTCACAATCCTGAGCatctcctttttatttttgatggCCTGGATGAAAGCAGAGGCCAAATAGATTTAAAGCAGAAGCAACTGTCGTCAGACCCACTTTCCAAGCAAACCGTTAACACGATTGTCTCCAGTTTGGTGAGTCAGACCCTCCTTAAGGGTTGTTCCGTACTAATTACCAGTCGCCCAACCAGACTTACCGCAGTGGAAACTTCTGTTTTTAGTCGAATATCTGAAATCATGGGATTTTTCcccaaagaaagagaaaagtattttcagcatttttttagcGATTATACAATGGCACAAAAGGCTTTCCATTATGTGAGGGAGAACGGGATGCTGTACACATTCTGCTACATCCCATCCTACTGCTGGATCATCTGCACTGTGTTATCCATGTGCTTCAGAGGCCAAAAGAATAAATTCACATCAACTGTGGAATTCCTTCCCAAAACTGTCACCCAACTGTTTGCCAGCTTTTTAAGTAACATTCTTGCCAATCACTGTCAGGGCGGGTCTATTGATAAGAATTTCTTGATATCCATTGGTTGGATGGCAGAAAGTGGGGTAAATAGTCACATTCTTTCATTTACAAAAGATGATTTGGAAACATTTAGTGTGGATACTTCCTCACATCTGGTGACAAGCTTTTTAATGGAGAGTGGGCAGTCTCCCAATGTGTCCTATTCCTTCTTGCACCTCACCATACAGGAGTTTATGGCCGCCTTGGTTCACTACCTTGACTACTCTCCTGAAAGGCTGCAGAAGGCTCTTGATGATGCAAAATCACATGTAGACGGACGTGGGGAAATATTTCTTCGATTCATATCTGGACTGTCTGACAGTTCTACCAGATCCCTGTTGAAGCCATATGTAGGCGATTTATCAGTTCAAGCCTCCAAGCATGTTATTAGCTTTCTCCAGAAATCCATTCCCACTCCGCAGACACAGAATATTGACTATAGGAAAGTTCTCAATGTATTTGCCTGCCTTGCTGAGTCCCGGAACAAAGCACTTGTTTCTTCATCCATTGGATCAAACACACATTTTGAGTTTTCGGAATTCTTCCTGGCGCCTCTGGACTGCACAGTGTTGGCTTTTATCCTAGAATCCTGTAAGGGAACAGAAGTGCTAGACCTTGGTTCCTGTTTTATTCAGACTGAAGGACTGGAGCGAATATCACCATCTCTACATACTGTGACTGAAGTCAG ACTCACAAACAACAATTTGAGGGATGAGGATGTGTCCCGCATTTATTCCATATTAACTCATCCACAGTGCCGAATCCAAAAGTTCAG TCTAAGAAACAATGGCCTGACAGAGGAAAGCTGCCTCCCTCTGGCTTTGGCAATCAATGAAAACAAGTCCCTGAGGGACCTGGATCTGTCCAAGAACAAACTGGCCGGGGCTGATTTCTATCAGTTGCTGGCGGTTCTTTCTGATCCAACCTGCAAGATTGAGCGTTTGGC ACTCCAGGAGGCCAAGCTGACCCCAGAATACTGTGACTCACTGCTCTCCCTGAATAACAACACCAACCTCGTGTTCCTCAACATCAGCAGCAATTTCTTTGGCAACGCTGGTTACCCCCATATACAGAGACTTATACTCACCCACCCCAGTCTGAAGGAGATCAA GTTGGGGATGAATGATTTCTCAGAAGAAACAGAGAAGAACCTGCTGCAGCTGCAGAAGCGCAGGCCGGAAGTGGTCGTTACATTATGA